CCTCGACGGGCCTGCGGAACCCGGACGGGAGCTGGAAAGGTACGAAGTGAGACAGAGTGTGTGCGGATATGGGCTCTCTGGCATATTGAAACCCTTAACCCCACATGATGTAGTGTAACCAGTGAGCGCCGGATTCGGTGTTCGCGATACAGTGAAAGGAATGGTCCCTGGCCACGTCTGTATTGTCCAAGTCTGTTTTACCCAAGGTTGCTAAGCCTACGCGTAAAACATCGACCAAAGCTGCGGCCTTGAAGGCGCAACCCGACGCCGACAAGACGCTGAGCCTGATCCTCTCCCGCCTCGAGGACATGAAGGCGGAAGAGACGGTCACCATCGACCTTCGCGGCAAATCGGCGTACTCCGACTACATGATCGTCACGACCGGCCGGGCCAACCGGCACGTGGGTGCGATCGCGGAAAACGTCACCAAGAGCCTCAAGGAAAACGGCATCAAGAACATCCATGTCGAGGGCTTGCCCAATTGCGACTGGGTGCTGATCGATTCCGGCGACGTGA
This genomic stretch from Bradyrhizobium sp. CCGB12 harbors:
- the rsfS gene encoding ribosome silencing factor, encoding MKAQPDADKTLSLILSRLEDMKAEETVTIDLRGKSAYSDYMIVTTGRANRHVGAIAENVTKSLKENGIKNIHVEGLPNCDWVLIDSGDVIVHVFRPEVREFYNLERLYTQGPGAAKAI